In one Niallia taxi genomic region, the following are encoded:
- a CDS encoding YaaR family protein, whose translation MKINKDIRVNTDASKQEIKSGQVETKFRELVTKQNEKLQTGQLQALMKNIDDTGTRLGRSQNLKDLNKFKSLVKQFVKEAVDFGIGLKKEKSWDHFGQGRDLSVVQVVDDKLVELTEEVMSKEKNSLNILGKIGEIKGLLINIYT comes from the coding sequence ATGAAAATAAATAAAGACATTCGTGTGAATACAGATGCATCCAAGCAAGAGATAAAGAGTGGGCAAGTTGAAACAAAATTTCGTGAGCTTGTCACAAAACAAAATGAAAAACTACAGACAGGTCAGCTGCAGGCATTAATGAAAAATATTGATGATACTGGCACTAGATTGGGCAGATCACAAAATTTAAAAGACTTGAATAAATTTAAGTCACTGGTCAAGCAATTTGTTAAAGAAGCAGTTGATTTTGGTATAGGATTAAAAAAAGAAAAATCATGGGATCATTTCGGGCAAGGACGTGATTTAAGTGTCGTCCAAGTTGTTGATGATAAACTAGTCGAGCTTACAGAGGAAGTAATGAGTAAGGAAAAGAACAGTTTAAACATCCTAGGGAAAATTGGAGAAATAAAGGGCTTATTAATTAATATATATACGTAA
- the holB gene encoding DNA polymerase III subunit delta' — translation MIKTWEQLEQEQPIVLRMVRNSLMKGRLAHAYLFEGMRGTGKRDVSQILTKSILCERAIEGYQPCEECSNCKRINNNNHPDVHIVEPDGLSIKKNQIQSLQEEFSKTGVESRQKIYVIIHADKMTTNAANSLLKFLEEPHADTTAILLTEQIQQILPTILSRCQVLSFTPLSPLKMQEQLKADGMKASDAPIIAQITNDYDEAFMLSSDEWFVQAQKIVVKLYMTLKGNPLEALVALQREWFVHFKEKDQYDRGLDLLLLLFKDLLYIQLGKDEQIVFINERSQLEELALKTSSQMLTEQMTSIFEAKRKLQGNMNPQLLMEQLVLKLQEGSSVV, via the coding sequence TTGATAAAAACATGGGAACAGCTTGAACAGGAGCAGCCGATTGTATTAAGAATGGTAAGAAACAGCCTTATGAAAGGCCGTTTAGCGCACGCTTACCTGTTCGAAGGAATGAGAGGAACAGGCAAAAGGGACGTTAGCCAAATACTTACAAAAAGTATTCTTTGTGAAAGGGCTATTGAAGGTTATCAGCCCTGTGAGGAATGTTCAAACTGCAAGAGGATTAATAATAACAACCATCCGGACGTACATATTGTGGAGCCGGATGGCTTGTCTATCAAGAAAAACCAAATTCAGAGCTTACAGGAAGAGTTTTCAAAAACAGGTGTCGAATCAAGGCAGAAGATTTATGTAATAATACATGCAGACAAGATGACAACAAATGCTGCAAACAGTTTGCTGAAATTCCTTGAAGAACCACATGCAGATACTACAGCAATTCTTTTAACTGAACAAATACAGCAGATTCTCCCAACCATTTTATCGAGGTGCCAAGTACTGTCATTTACACCTCTTTCTCCATTAAAAATGCAGGAGCAGCTAAAGGCAGATGGAATGAAGGCAAGTGATGCACCAATAATTGCGCAGATTACCAATGATTATGATGAAGCGTTTATGCTAAGTTCTGATGAATGGTTTGTACAAGCGCAAAAAATAGTGGTAAAATTGTATATGACTCTTAAAGGAAATCCTTTAGAAGCATTAGTTGCCCTTCAAAGAGAGTGGTTTGTCCATTTCAAAGAGAAAGATCAGTATGATAGGGGATTAGATTTACTGTTGCTGCTATTTAAGGATTTATTGTATATCCAGTTAGGTAAGGATGAACAAATAGTCTTTATTAATGAGCGGTCACAGTTAGAAGAGCTTGCGCTTAAAACATCATCCCAAATGCTGACAGAACAAATGACATCCATCTTTGAAGCAAAACGAAAGCTGCAGGGTAATATGAATCCACAGTTATTGATGGAACAGCTTGTATTGAAGCTGCAGGAGGGATCTTCAGTTGTATAA
- a CDS encoding aminotransferase class I/II-fold pyridoxal phosphate-dependent enzyme, with translation MVQEKTPLYTRLEEFINNKPISFHVPGHKNGLLMQKQAFFKNAWNYDVTELSGLDDLHSASGVILEAEILLSELYQTKRSYFLVNGSTVGNLAMIMSTVEEGDQILVQRNSHKSIMNGIKLAKGRPILLNPSYDSKWKVEGTVSCETIIEAIQKYPMAKVLILTSPNYYGMVGELGKIVEVAHKHNLTVLVDEAHGAHFIGSSEFPVSAVRLGADIVVQSAHKTLPALTMGSYLHFNTNKVSMNKLQTYLGILQSSSPSYLIMASLDLARSYLGTYKEEDSAYLIAEAAKFKERLSSLKQLEVMAYNGQAGDPLKLTIQSRCELSGFELQNKLEEAGIYCEMADLHNVLLVLPLLKSQMEYPFEAAFERIKAAVSSFTPRLLPAEEDKGAPINLYTNIVELKLNDLEQINYAKQEVKLEDSLHMINAEPIIPYPPGIPLLMPGEEITNLHIQKLKILVGSGCRFQGNSAIYKDKITVFIKN, from the coding sequence ATTGTGCAGGAAAAGACGCCTTTATATACTAGGTTAGAAGAATTCATCAATAATAAACCAATATCATTTCATGTTCCAGGTCATAAGAATGGTTTGCTTATGCAAAAACAAGCATTTTTCAAAAATGCGTGGAACTATGATGTAACGGAGCTTAGCGGACTAGATGACCTGCATTCAGCCAGTGGAGTTATATTAGAGGCAGAAATATTACTGTCAGAGTTATATCAAACCAAAAGAAGCTATTTCTTAGTTAATGGTTCTACAGTAGGCAACTTAGCAATGATTATGTCTACAGTGGAAGAAGGAGATCAAATACTTGTACAAAGGAATAGTCATAAATCAATTATGAATGGGATAAAGCTTGCAAAGGGTAGGCCTATTTTGTTAAATCCCAGCTATGATAGTAAGTGGAAAGTAGAAGGCACTGTTTCATGTGAAACAATTATAGAGGCCATACAGAAATATCCGATGGCAAAGGTACTTATACTTACTTCTCCTAATTATTATGGTATGGTTGGAGAACTAGGAAAAATAGTTGAAGTGGCACATAAACATAATTTGACTGTATTAGTTGATGAAGCACATGGAGCCCATTTTATAGGCTCATCAGAATTCCCAGTTTCAGCTGTAAGGCTTGGAGCAGATATAGTTGTTCAATCTGCACATAAAACATTACCTGCGTTAACGATGGGTTCGTATCTTCACTTTAATACAAACAAGGTTTCCATGAATAAACTGCAAACATACTTAGGTATCCTTCAATCGAGCAGTCCTTCTTATCTGATTATGGCATCGCTTGATTTGGCGAGAAGCTATTTGGGTACATATAAAGAGGAGGACAGCGCATATTTAATAGCGGAAGCTGCAAAGTTTAAAGAAAGATTATCTTCCTTAAAGCAACTAGAAGTCATGGCATATAATGGACAGGCTGGTGATCCATTAAAACTGACGATTCAGAGTAGATGTGAACTGTCTGGCTTTGAACTGCAGAATAAATTGGAGGAAGCAGGAATTTATTGTGAAATGGCAGACTTACATAATGTACTTTTAGTACTTCCACTATTAAAAAGTCAGATGGAATATCCATTTGAAGCTGCTTTTGAAAGAATAAAGGCTGCTGTTAGTTCATTTACTCCGCGACTATTGCCAGCAGAGGAAGATAAAGGTGCACCTATAAATCTATATACCAATATAGTAGAATTAAAGTTAAACGATTTAGAGCAAATTAATTATGCTAAACAGGAAGTAAAGCTAGAGGATTCTTTGCATATGATTAATGCTGAACCTATCATTCCTTATCCACCGGGTATACCATTGCTTATGCCTGGAGAAGAGATAACAAATCTTCATATCCAAAAACTGAAAATATTGGTTGGCAGTGGTTGCAGGTTTCAAGGGAACTCAGCTATATATAAAGATAAAATAACCGTTTTTATAAAGAATTAA
- the tmk gene encoding dTMP kinase — translation MTKGIFITMEGPEGAGKTTILEMLYEHYIEKGIKIVKTREPGGIRISEKIREIILNPDHTEMDGRTEALLYAAARRQHLVEKVIPALEEGAVVLSDRFIDSSLAYQGYARGIGIEEIWKINEFAIGEVMPDLTLYFDLDPEAGLARINKSNNREINRLDLEQLDFHQRVQEGYYKVIDKFPERLHKIKASQGVEDVFEQSLRAIDAILNR, via the coding sequence ATGACAAAAGGGATTTTTATTACGATGGAGGGGCCAGAGGGCGCCGGAAAAACAACCATTTTAGAAATGCTTTATGAGCATTATATAGAGAAAGGTATAAAAATAGTAAAAACAAGAGAGCCAGGGGGCATCAGAATTTCAGAGAAAATCCGCGAAATAATATTAAACCCTGATCATACTGAAATGGATGGCAGGACAGAGGCGCTATTGTATGCCGCTGCGAGAAGGCAGCATTTAGTTGAAAAGGTTATTCCGGCATTAGAGGAAGGTGCTGTAGTGCTTTCTGATCGTTTTATTGACAGTTCACTTGCTTACCAAGGTTATGCAAGAGGAATTGGCATAGAGGAAATTTGGAAGATAAATGAGTTTGCCATTGGAGAAGTAATGCCAGACTTAACACTGTATTTTGATCTTGATCCAGAAGCAGGTCTAGCGAGAATTAATAAGTCAAATAATCGTGAGATAAACAGGCTTGATTTAGAGCAGTTGGATTTTCACCAACGAGTCCAAGAGGGATATTACAAAGTTATTGATAAATTCCCAGAAAGGCTTCATAAAATAAAGGCATCGCAAGGGGTAGAAGATGTCTTTGAACAGTCATTACGAGCTATTGATGCCATACTGAATAGGTAA
- a CDS encoding cyclic-di-AMP receptor produces the protein MKLILTVIQDKDSAKLLNALVEHNFRATKLASTGGFLKSGNTTFMIGTEDIRVEKALQIIKENCQSRDQLVAPVSPMGGNADSYVPYPVEVEVGGATVFVLPVEQFKQF, from the coding sequence ATGAAATTGATTTTAACAGTAATCCAAGATAAAGACAGTGCTAAGTTATTGAATGCTCTTGTAGAGCATAACTTTAGAGCTACTAAATTGGCTAGTACCGGAGGATTTTTGAAATCAGGAAATACTACCTTTATGATAGGAACAGAAGATATTCGCGTGGAAAAAGCGCTGCAAATAATAAAAGAGAACTGCCAATCACGAGATCAGCTAGTTGCACCAGTTTCACCTATGGGAGGGAACGCTGATTCGTATGTACCGTATCCAGTTGAGGTTGAGGTAGGCGGAGCAACTGTATTCGTATTGCCTGTAGAGCAGTTTAAGCAATTCTAA